In Alkalihalobacillus sp. TS-13, the following are encoded in one genomic region:
- a CDS encoding sugar phosphate nucleotidyltransferase, with protein MKAVIMAGGKGTRLRPLTCNLPKPMVPILEKPVMEYTIELLKKYGITEIAVTVQYLPEHIKQYFGDGSRFGVTLHYFEETAPLGTAGSIKNAESFLDEQFIVISGDALTDFNLQKGIEFHKQKEALVTIFMKQVENPLEYGVILTDENQQIIRFFEKPRWNEVFSDTVNTGIYVLEPEIFDYLAPGVPTDFSKELFPLLMREQRPLFGYSADGYWSDIGSLGQYRKSHEDFLDGKINFPLPGKEILPGLRVGENVMIDPQASIKTPAYIGSGTTVRQNTKIHPYTVIGSHCMISSRASLKDSILWDGVYVGVNTELRGSTIANGTFIDEGSRTLEHSVIGNQVQIGKRVTIKPEVKIWANHSIVDYSTIDTSLRELSKVSLDRKGKRETIFLSGAKSPVYHKEI; from the coding sequence TTGAAGGCAGTCATTATGGCAGGTGGTAAAGGAACTCGTTTACGTCCGTTAACGTGCAATTTACCAAAACCGATGGTACCGATCCTCGAAAAACCAGTCATGGAATATACCATCGAGCTTCTAAAGAAATATGGAATAACTGAAATTGCGGTGACTGTTCAATATCTGCCTGAACATATCAAGCAGTATTTCGGAGATGGCAGCCGTTTTGGTGTAACGCTCCATTATTTTGAGGAAACCGCGCCATTAGGGACAGCAGGAAGCATCAAAAACGCTGAAAGCTTTTTAGATGAGCAATTCATCGTCATAAGCGGTGATGCATTGACAGATTTCAATCTGCAGAAGGGAATCGAGTTTCATAAACAAAAAGAAGCTCTAGTGACGATTTTCATGAAACAGGTTGAAAATCCATTGGAATACGGGGTCATCCTTACTGATGAAAATCAACAGATCATCCGTTTTTTTGAAAAGCCTCGTTGGAATGAAGTGTTCAGTGATACTGTCAATACAGGTATTTATGTGCTGGAACCTGAAATTTTCGACTATCTGGCTCCTGGAGTACCAACAGACTTTAGTAAAGAGCTGTTTCCATTATTGATGAGGGAACAAAGACCATTATTCGGTTATTCTGCTGACGGTTATTGGTCTGATATTGGGAGTCTGGGCCAATACCGAAAAAGCCATGAAGACTTTTTGGATGGGAAGATCAATTTCCCGCTCCCAGGTAAGGAGATTCTCCCAGGGCTTAGGGTCGGAGAGAATGTAATGATCGACCCTCAAGCATCAATCAAAACTCCAGCTTATATCGGAAGCGGAACAACTGTCCGCCAAAATACGAAAATCCATCCCTATACCGTAATCGGTTCCCATTGTATGATTTCGTCGCGAGCCTCCTTGAAGGATTCAATATTATGGGATGGTGTATACGTGGGTGTAAATACTGAATTGCGAGGATCAACAATTGCAAACGGTACATTCATTGATGAAGGATCAAGAACGTTGGAGCATAGTGTAATTGGAAACCAGGTCCAAATTGGCAAAAGGGTGACGATTAAACCTGAAGTTAAAATATGGGCAAATCATAGTATTGTGGATTATTCAACAATTGATACTTCCTTGAGAGAGTTGAGCAAAG
- a CDS encoding 1,4-alpha-glucan branching protein domain-containing protein produces MNSYFSLVLHAHLPFVLHREPNRIEERWLFEAVSESYIPLIWGLDSSSPGSKYTISLSPPLLEMLASSIFHERYLTHIRTTQELLIKEREHATTSEEIRIIEFYISRFKKIKETFLEWNGDLISAFRFFMRENKIECITSSATHAILPYIQTEQGIRSQIRSGLDCFEQHFGFKPDGFWLPECAFSPGIDKLLYEEGVRYTFVEEATIRKLDPEAQSFDAPVFSPHGIVLFPRSSSISKKVWDAKLGYPGDYDYREFYRDIAYDRGLEYIAPYIHPDRIRIDTGLKYHRITGETDNKDYYDRENAMVKAKRHSEDFIQAVCENLNQYKGDKAKVTLAAFDAELFGHWWFEGPEWLEMVMKDENTNIHWITPKEFTLRHYQELTTHHACFSTWGRNGYGEVWLNESNAWIYRHLHAMEQELIKQMTILKDPDSLIRRALNQLNREWLLATASDWAFIMDQQSASEYAISRMKEHVSAFYEIVERLEEKRLSESFLQEMEERYPFFQWQQAQRLSSQHDEYISTKSSSKTDDHNLRILMLSWEYPPMVVGGLARHVFDLSRTLVKQGHQVCVITCGVEGYPEYEINQGVHVYRVNGVQPQHDDFYHWAGSLNLAIAKLGVQLASQIPFDCIHAHDWIVSVAAKGLKQQLDIPLYTTIHATEHGRNKGIHNNQQAEIHHKEWELMYESEHIIVCSAYMEQELRAVFRVPDDKITMIPNGVENSLIETKSQFENWKDRFGGPSCFYVFSLGRMVPEKGYQTLIEAAALLKNKYPEIKFIIAGKGPMLEEYRRRVVHEGLSDQVHLVGFISDEQRNQYLQEADALIFPSHYEPFGIVALEGMAAGTPVIVSDTGGLSDIIQHGENGLKVYPGDTQSIYDQIIRLYNEPDLVHRIVRKAQKDIVTKYCWEEIATNTVDVLSNFQKKLMMAGVK; encoded by the coding sequence TTGAATAGTTATTTTTCGTTGGTATTACATGCTCATTTACCATTCGTATTACATAGAGAACCGAATCGGATTGAAGAAAGATGGCTTTTTGAAGCCGTATCCGAGAGTTATATCCCTCTCATTTGGGGATTGGATTCATCTTCCCCTGGATCGAAATATACGATCTCCTTGTCACCACCTTTGCTAGAAATGCTGGCAAGCAGTATCTTCCATGAACGGTATTTAACACATATACGTACCACTCAAGAGCTTTTGATAAAAGAAAGAGAACATGCGACAACATCTGAAGAAATCAGAATCATAGAATTTTATATTTCACGCTTCAAAAAAATCAAGGAGACATTCCTCGAATGGAATGGGGACCTTATTTCCGCCTTTCGATTTTTCATGAGAGAAAACAAAATAGAATGCATCACCTCATCTGCCACACACGCAATCCTTCCTTATATTCAAACTGAACAAGGCATCCGTTCACAAATCCGAAGTGGATTGGATTGCTTTGAGCAACATTTTGGTTTTAAACCAGATGGCTTCTGGCTGCCGGAATGTGCTTTTTCCCCAGGGATTGACAAGTTGCTGTATGAAGAAGGGGTACGTTATACATTCGTGGAGGAGGCGACGATCCGAAAGCTCGATCCTGAAGCGCAAAGCTTTGACGCTCCAGTCTTTTCACCACATGGAATCGTCTTATTCCCTCGGAGCAGCAGTATTTCCAAAAAAGTATGGGATGCAAAACTTGGATACCCTGGTGATTATGATTATCGCGAATTTTATCGAGATATCGCTTATGATCGTGGTCTTGAGTATATCGCCCCCTATATCCATCCTGATCGGATACGGATTGACACGGGACTGAAATACCATCGTATTACAGGAGAAACAGACAATAAGGATTACTACGACAGAGAAAATGCCATGGTTAAGGCGAAGCGCCATTCTGAAGATTTCATCCAAGCTGTTTGTGAAAATTTAAACCAATACAAAGGAGATAAGGCTAAAGTGACGCTGGCAGCGTTTGATGCGGAGCTATTTGGTCATTGGTGGTTTGAAGGTCCGGAATGGCTTGAAATGGTGATGAAAGATGAGAATACAAATATTCATTGGATTACGCCGAAAGAATTCACCTTACGTCATTATCAAGAATTGACAACGCATCATGCATGTTTTTCAACATGGGGGAGGAACGGGTATGGTGAGGTCTGGCTTAATGAATCCAATGCGTGGATCTATAGACATCTTCATGCAATGGAACAAGAACTAATCAAACAAATGACGATTCTTAAAGACCCTGACTCTCTAATACGAAGGGCCTTGAATCAATTGAATCGCGAATGGCTTCTCGCAACGGCTAGCGATTGGGCTTTTATTATGGATCAGCAAAGTGCCTCTGAATATGCCATCTCAAGAATGAAAGAACATGTTTCGGCTTTCTATGAAATTGTTGAAAGGCTGGAAGAAAAGCGATTATCAGAAAGTTTTCTACAAGAAATGGAAGAACGATATCCATTTTTTCAGTGGCAGCAGGCGCAAAGATTGTCCTCTCAACATGATGAGTACATCTCCACGAAATCATCCTCAAAAACGGATGATCACAACCTCAGGATTCTGATGTTGTCATGGGAATACCCGCCGATGGTGGTCGGAGGCCTTGCGCGACACGTCTTTGATTTATCGAGGACACTTGTCAAACAAGGGCATCAGGTTTGTGTAATCACCTGTGGAGTTGAGGGATATCCTGAATATGAGATCAATCAAGGAGTGCATGTCTATCGTGTGAATGGCGTCCAGCCTCAACATGACGACTTTTATCATTGGGCAGGAAGTTTGAATCTGGCAATAGCTAAATTGGGGGTGCAATTGGCTTCACAAATTCCATTTGATTGCATCCATGCTCATGATTGGATTGTCAGTGTTGCCGCGAAAGGATTGAAACAACAACTGGATATTCCGCTTTATACGACAATCCATGCAACCGAACATGGCAGGAACAAAGGCATTCATAATAATCAACAAGCTGAAATTCATCATAAAGAATGGGAATTAATGTACGAGTCGGAGCATATTATTGTTTGCAGTGCATATATGGAACAAGAGTTGCGAGCTGTGTTTAGAGTCCCTGATGACAAAATCACAATGATTCCGAACGGTGTGGAAAATAGTTTGATCGAAACGAAATCCCAATTTGAAAATTGGAAAGATAGGTTCGGAGGGCCATCATGCTTTTACGTTTTTTCGCTTGGAAGGATGGTGCCAGAAAAAGGCTATCAGACGCTTATTGAAGCAGCTGCCTTATTAAAAAATAAATATCCTGAAATCAAATTTATCATCGCTGGGAAGGGACCTATGCTTGAGGAATACCGTCGGAGAGTTGTCCATGAAGGGTTATCTGATCAAGTCCATCTTGTCGGCTTCATCTCCGATGAACAGCGGAATCAATATTTACAGGAAGCCGATGCCCTCATTTTTCCGAGTCACTATGAGCCTTTTGGAATTGTAGCACTAGAAGGCATGGCAGCAGGTACACCAGTTATAGTCAGTGACACCGGAGGATTGAGTGACATCATTCAACATGGAGAAAACGGCTTGAAGGTCTATCCTGGAGATACTCAGAGCATCTATGATCAAATCATCCGTTTATACAACGAGCCGGATCTTGTACATCGAATTGTCCGTAAAGCTCAGAAAGATATCGTTACGAAGTACTGCTGGGAGGAAATTGCAACAAATACTGTTGATGTTTTGAGTAATTTCCAAAAGAAACTGATGATGGCAGGAGTGAAGTGA
- a CDS encoding DUF4912 domain-containing protein: MVEEILALKKKGYTIKQIAQEMDSTIGKVQYRLRKLQSQQHTSAPKKEMEYESHQVSPIRNIPSSYELDRIVLLPQGPESIYIYWDLQSSTRHMVSHHFRKPWSELNKKLKVYDVSDLLFNGHNSHWNIDISLPEMTDNWFLNDLEANRTFIVDFGIQPDSSDFFTVLRSAPIETPRDESDSKRLVAVERWKAGDCQSPEWLEQFSTYSIYSLLK, from the coding sequence ATGGTCGAAGAAATTTTAGCCTTGAAGAAAAAGGGATATACCATCAAACAAATCGCACAAGAAATGGACAGTACCATTGGAAAGGTCCAATACCGTTTGCGAAAATTACAATCACAACAACACACATCTGCACCAAAAAAAGAAATGGAATATGAATCTCATCAAGTTTCTCCAATCCGGAACATCCCCTCTTCATATGAATTGGATCGCATTGTCCTTTTACCTCAGGGACCTGAATCCATCTACATTTATTGGGATCTTCAGTCCTCTACTCGACATATGGTATCCCACCATTTTAGAAAACCATGGTCAGAGTTGAATAAAAAATTGAAAGTGTATGATGTAAGTGATTTGCTCTTCAACGGCCATAACAGCCACTGGAACATTGATATCAGTCTACCTGAAATGACAGATAACTGGTTTCTCAATGATTTGGAAGCGAATCGTACGTTCATTGTCGATTTCGGCATCCAACCGGATTCTAGTGATTTCTTTACGGTTTTGCGATCCGCACCCATAGAAACACCGAGGGATGAAAGTGATTCTAAAAGACTGGTTGCTGTGGAAAGGTGGAAAGCAGGAGATTGTCAATCACCCGAGTGGCTTGAACAATTTTCAACTTATTCGATTTACAGTTTATTAAAGTGA
- the phoU gene encoding phosphate signaling complex protein PhoU, with product MVVRESFQTQLDELREMLVELGQLAENALEEAIDALKNQDVDKALRIIDNDYRINDLEEEINDKAILLIAKQAPVASDLRRIIVSIKISSDVERIADFAVNIAKSVIRIGKEELIKPLEDIPALAETAKTMLTEAIQAYEDEDIVLAKKMADKDDYVDEKYGELIQEILGMMKQYPDSTNQIIQLSFVCRYIERTADHATNIAESIVYLVKGKHYDLNE from the coding sequence ATGGTTGTGAGAGAAAGTTTCCAAACTCAACTGGACGAATTAAGAGAAATGTTGGTCGAATTAGGACAACTTGCAGAGAACGCCCTGGAGGAAGCGATCGATGCTTTGAAAAATCAAGATGTCGACAAGGCACTGCGTATTATCGATAATGACTACCGCATCAATGATCTGGAAGAGGAAATCAATGATAAGGCGATTCTCCTGATTGCAAAACAAGCCCCTGTAGCAAGCGATCTGCGTCGCATCATTGTATCGATTAAAATCTCTTCTGATGTTGAGCGGATCGCAGACTTTGCCGTAAACATTGCAAAATCAGTCATCCGCATAGGAAAAGAAGAATTGATCAAACCTTTGGAGGACATTCCAGCATTGGCCGAAACAGCTAAGACAATGCTGACTGAGGCAATTCAAGCTTATGAGGACGAAGATATCGTTCTTGCTAAGAAAATGGCAGATAAAGATGACTATGTAGATGAGAAGTATGGTGAGTTGATCCAGGAGATTCTTGGTATGATGAAGCAATATCCGGATTCAACAAACCAGATCATCCAGCTGAGCTTCGTCTGCCGGTACATCGAGCGTACTGCCGACCATGCAACAAATATTGCTGAAAGCATCGTATACCTTGTAAAAGGAAAACATTACGATTTGAATGAATAG